CTTAAAAATGACCTGAAGGGaataaatttctatttttGCATTGCAAGCACCGTGACTATCGGCTCAGTTACCTCATTGTCATAGTTATACGGCTGGCAGGCCACATGCAGGGGCGTGGATTTGGCTTCGTTCTTGATGTTCACATCGACGCCGCATTGGATGAGCAGCTTGATGACATCCGCATTGGGGAACACAGTCTTCTGAGGGTGTTAAAGAGGACGTTTATAAAACAGatcaaatggaaaataaatgctACCCACATCGGCAAAGTTGTCGTCGGTAATGTAGCCGCTCTTGATGACGTTCAACCGCGAGGCGCAGAGATGGAGCATTGTGTCGGCGGTGCTGGCGCTGCGCAGGTTGCCCACCACCACTGTCTCGTGGACCGCCTGACAGATGAGCTTGCTCTGCGCCTCTGTGTGGACGGTATTGATCAGCAAGTAGACGAGGTGAGCCAGACACCTCATCACACGATCGTAGTTCTCTTGCTGTCTCCTGAACACAGGCCTCAGGAGCAGCAGGTGCTTCACCACAATGGCGCTTTCCGCCAGAGTTCGAAAGACCCCGAGCACATCCTCGAACCTGGGCAGCACATTATCTTGATGCACAAATCTGGCTCTCGCATCGCTTCGTATGTGACTCGAGTTTTGCACATGCAAGTCCAGCATCAGACGCACCAGCGCCTGGGCCGCGAAGCAAGTCTCAAAGTGCAGGATGGACCAATTGGACACGCGTACCTCGAGCAGGAAGCGCCACAGGTCAATACAACGTTGCAGCTGCAGCGAATCCGCATATGAGGCGcccctaaaaatattttatataacattAATACATATTCAAGCACAATGCAGTTCAACTACTTACCTGAAAGTTAACCGAAAAAGCATATCCTTATGGGTCAGTCCCAGGACCCGCTCGCAAATAAGTAGGCTCTGCGTTCGCATCGCATCCATATCGGTGGCAATATTGTCCAGCTCCTCCAGTGTACTAAACTCCACTGCATTCTCGTAGGCAGTGCGTAGTGGTACCTGCGGCTTCTTCTCAATATACGGCGAATACGCCGCCCGGATGTGATGCGCCATGCGCCAGTGCAAGATGCACACCCGCGACTCGTTGTGCTCGTCCAGGAACGTCGATCCCATCAGCTCGTGTGCCTCGGCCAGCCTTGCAGGCAAATAGTTGAGCTCCTTCTTCAGGAAGTCGAATATCTGATGGGCTCCTTTTAAGCAGGCAGTGCGAAGGGCATCGTCTCCGTACCGGCTCTTGGCATACGGGTCGGCTCCTTGCTCGATCAACATCTTTGTGGTGTCCAGCCGGTGCTCCTGGATTGCATAATGGAGCGCCGTTTTATCCTGAATATCTCTGGCATTAATGTCCGCCCCCTTCCGCACCAGATACAAGCACAATTGCACCGATTGCACCGAGTTGATGAGACAAGTTCCGCCGTTGATGTTCGGGCGCTTGATGTCCGCTCCGTTCTCCACCAGGAACTTGACTGTAAGGCGAAGTGAGAGGTTTTAATATGAATTATATAATTACAAGTTGTATGAATAGTTTTAGAAAggctaatttaaattattttgttttgctttatagtttttttttttactctgcACAATTATAACTAATAAACCATTtgaagaaaatatttgaaaaaattcagaagatATAGCTTCAAGCTACTTTGACAAGATTTACCAAAACTCTTGAAATCTAACTTCGTTCCATCATAACCCAGCAGCTTTCACTGACCTCATTGgttaaaaatcataaacaaatCGCTTCTATTGTGCCAATTTACATTTGCCAAAAAGTAgtataatttgcatttacgTTTTACTCATCTAAAAGTCaaatttggaaattaaaaaaactgtgttgaatatttttaatatctgagcctttgcttttttttactGGGAACACTTATTGGTATTTTTAGGTATTGGAAATGAAATGTAGTTATTTTAAGATGGCATAAGTTTTAGCTGTGAGATCTGAATTCATTAGTGCTAATATAATTAAGGTGGGTGTGTGTGTCCCATCATAGTTGCaactaaattaacaaattgcGCTTTGGTTAATATTGTGGaaatgaaaagtgaaaataaattaaccacCCCACTTGAGTGacttaaaaacgaaattacaGGTCTAGCACTCAAGGAATCCTCAAtgccaataaataataaatagctCTCAACGAATACCAAACAACATTGTTTAACAGAAATGTACAGAAAGCAATAGTTCAAAGTCAATTGTTTATCATTAGCTCTCACCGATATCAACGTGGGTCATGTAGCAGGCACTCCTTACGGGAGTCGATCCCGAATCGGAGGTGGCATTGATGTCGCATCCGATCCGCACCAGGTACTTGACCATGGACAGTTTCCCGGAGACGACGGCCGCCCAAAGGGGCGATACATAGTGAAAGCTATTATCCTCCGGCACCTCGAAGTGACCGCGTTGCTCGATGTCCGCCTCGCAGATGGTGATCAGATACTCGGCGATAACCACGGCGCCCCGTTTGCTGGCGATGAAGAGGGGTGCGCAGCCATTTCGCTGCTTTCGCACTAACTCGCGAC
This genomic window from Drosophila gunungcola strain Sukarami chromosome 3R, Dgunungcola_SK_2, whole genome shotgun sequence contains:
- the LOC128252273 gene encoding protein fem-1 homolog C — translated: MRSLEGSRRQVEQLELEAKDQGLNPRQEQALQQADPRPSMANERKQSSPKVELTKLSHELIEECKRSQEDSLLSRHLRHELEKLQRDARRELVRKQRNGCAPLFIASKRGAVVIAEYLITICEADIEQRGHFEVPEDNSFHYVSPLWAAVVSGKLSMVKYLVRIGCDINATSDSGSTPVRSACYMTHVDIVKFLVENGADIKRPNINGGTCLINSVQSVQLCLYLVRKGADINARDIQDKTALHYAIQEHRLDTTKMLIEQGADPYAKSRYGDDALRTACLKGAHQIFDFLKKELNYLPARLAEAHELMGSTFLDEHNESRVCILHWRMAHHIRAAYSPYIEKKPQVPLRTAYENAVEFSTLEELDNIATDMDAMRTQSLLICERVLGLTHKDMLFRLTFRGASYADSLQLQRCIDLWRFLLEVRVSNWSILHFETCFAAQALVRLMLDLHVQNSSHIRSDARARFVHQDNVLPRFEDVLGVFRTLAESAIVVKHLLLLRPVFRRQQENYDRVMRCLAHLVYLLINTVHTEAQSKLICQAVHETVVVGNLRSASTADTMLHLCASRLNVIKSGYITDDNFADKTVFPNADVIKLLIQCGVDVNIKNEAKSTPLHVACQPYNYDNEIVHLLLKCGADIDQPNRADKRPYDLIASNPTSTIPLLNFVTLQCLAATAISKHRIPYHNQLHRQLEKFVRSHEP